From Phenylobacterium montanum, the proteins below share one genomic window:
- a CDS encoding aldo/keto reductase has product MQYARLGETGLVVSKLALGSMTFGAARDRPMMAAIYKLDQAGADRLTAEAIDAGVNHFNSADVYSSGDSETMLGKALGARRQDVVISTKVGNRMGPGLLQAGLSRRRIVEAAEASLKRLGTDYIDVYLAHRVDPHTPLEETLEAFDALVRQGKVRYAGFSNWPAWMAATARGIQQQRGYEPFRAAEMYYSLVGRDLEAEVVPWAEQAGCGLIVWSPLAGGFLSGKYTREDPSGGGGRLSGFDMIPFDREQGYRIVEVLKAVAERQGATPAAIALAWLMTRPAVSSVLVGASSSQQLAANLAAAAIRLTDQDVAELDQVSAIAPRYPGWFSPIVRDGPVEKALAG; this is encoded by the coding sequence ATGCAGTATGCACGCCTCGGCGAGACAGGGCTTGTCGTCTCCAAGCTGGCCTTGGGGTCGATGACCTTCGGCGCCGCGCGCGACCGGCCCATGATGGCGGCGATCTACAAGCTGGACCAGGCCGGCGCGGACCGTCTGACAGCCGAGGCGATCGACGCGGGAGTCAATCACTTCAACAGCGCCGACGTCTATTCCTCGGGCGACTCCGAAACCATGCTCGGCAAGGCTCTGGGCGCGCGCCGGCAGGACGTGGTGATCTCGACCAAGGTCGGCAATCGCATGGGGCCGGGCTTGCTGCAGGCCGGCCTGTCGCGCCGGCGCATCGTGGAGGCGGCCGAGGCCAGCCTGAAGCGGCTGGGCACGGACTATATCGATGTCTATCTGGCCCACCGGGTCGACCCGCACACGCCGCTGGAGGAGACCCTCGAGGCCTTCGACGCCCTCGTGCGCCAGGGCAAGGTCCGCTATGCGGGCTTCTCCAACTGGCCGGCCTGGATGGCGGCGACGGCGCGGGGCATCCAGCAGCAGCGCGGCTACGAGCCGTTCCGTGCGGCCGAGATGTACTATTCCCTGGTGGGCCGCGACCTGGAGGCGGAGGTGGTTCCGTGGGCGGAGCAGGCCGGCTGCGGCCTGATCGTCTGGAGCCCCCTGGCCGGTGGCTTCCTGTCGGGCAAATATACCCGCGAGGATCCCTCGGGCGGCGGCGGACGCCTGTCGGGATTCGACATGATCCCCTTCGACCGCGAGCAGGGCTACCGCATCGTCGAGGTGCTGAAGGCCGTGGCGGAGCGCCAGGGCGCCACGCCGGCGGCGATCGCCCTGGCCTGGCTGATGACCCGACCGGCGGTGTCCTCGGTGCTGGTCGGGGCCAGCAGCAGCCAGCAACTGGCCGCCAACCTGGCCGCGGCCGCGATCAGGCTGACCGATCAGGATGTGGCCGAACTCGACCAGGTCAGCGCCATCGCGCCCCGCTATCCCGGCTGGTTCTCGCCCATCGTGCGCGATGGGCCGGTGGAGAAGGCTCTGGCGGGCTGA
- the queF gene encoding preQ(1) synthase, with protein sequence MSEQTLTQLGREVRGFDSPDQAVLERVPNPQADVLYLARFTAPEFTSLCPVTGQPDFAQLVIDYAPKDWLIESKSLKLYLGSFRNHGAFHEDCTVAIGRKIVEVAQPHWLRIGGYWYPRGGIPIDVFWQSGPPPQGLWLPDQGVQPYRGRG encoded by the coding sequence ATGAGCGAACAGACCCTGACCCAACTCGGCCGCGAGGTTCGCGGCTTCGACAGCCCCGACCAGGCGGTCTTGGAGCGCGTCCCCAATCCGCAGGCCGACGTGCTCTACCTCGCCCGCTTCACCGCGCCTGAGTTCACCTCGCTGTGCCCGGTGACCGGTCAACCCGACTTCGCCCAGCTGGTGATCGACTACGCGCCCAAGGACTGGCTGATCGAGTCCAAGTCGCTGAAGCTGTATCTAGGCTCGTTCCGCAACCACGGCGCCTTCCACGAGGACTGCACCGTCGCCATTGGCCGCAAGATCGTCGAGGTGGCCCAGCCGCACTGGCTGCGCATCGGCGGCTACTGGTATCCGCGCGGCGGGATTCCGATCGACGTGTTCTGGCAGTCGGGTCCGCCGCCCCAGGGCCTATGGCTGCCGGATCAGGGTGTCCAACCCTATCGAGGGCGTGGCTGA
- a CDS encoding SDR family NAD(P)-dependent oxidoreductase produces MSGDFDGLIVAITGASTGLGRAIAVEVAERGAKAVVVNYARSAAEAEETADRVRAHGAEAVLVQADVADDADCRRIAEAAAGFGRIDALFNNAGVTKFAQNHADLDAVSGEDFLRLYQVNVVGAFQMIRAARALLEAGERPGAVVNTSSIAGVTGIGSSVPYAASKGALTTMTLSLARALAPKIRVNAICPGFIDTPWFGRGLDEAGLERLRQGVAASVPLKVASTAEDIAASAVFLASPHSRHITGETLIVDAGTHLGYAPLRAR; encoded by the coding sequence ATGAGCGGGGATTTCGACGGGCTGATCGTGGCCATCACGGGCGCCTCCACCGGGCTTGGCCGCGCCATCGCGGTCGAGGTCGCCGAGCGCGGGGCCAAGGCGGTGGTGGTCAACTATGCCAGGAGCGCCGCAGAGGCCGAGGAGACCGCCGACCGGGTGCGTGCGCACGGCGCCGAGGCGGTGCTGGTTCAGGCCGACGTAGCCGACGACGCCGACTGCCGGCGGATCGCCGAGGCGGCGGCGGGCTTTGGCCGCATCGACGCCCTGTTCAACAATGCGGGCGTCACCAAGTTCGCCCAGAACCACGCCGACCTGGACGCCGTGTCGGGCGAGGATTTCCTGCGCCTCTATCAGGTCAATGTGGTCGGCGCCTTTCAGATGATCCGGGCGGCGCGCGCGCTCCTGGAGGCCGGCGAGCGGCCGGGGGCGGTGGTCAATACGAGCTCGATTGCGGGCGTCACCGGCATCGGCTCTTCGGTGCCCTACGCCGCCTCAAAGGGCGCCCTGACCACCATGACCCTGTCGCTGGCCCGGGCGCTGGCGCCGAAGATCCGCGTCAACGCCATCTGCCCCGGCTTCATCGACACGCCCTGGTTCGGCCGCGGCCTGGATGAAGCCGGCCTGGAGCGGCTGCGCCAGGGCGTGGCCGCTTCGGTCCCGCTGAAGGTGGCCTCGACCGCCGAGGACATCGCCGCCTCCGCTGTGTTCCTCGCCTCGCCCCACTCGCGGCACATCACCGGAGAGACCCTGATCGTCGATGCCGGCACGCACCTGGGCTATGCGCCGCTGAGGGCGCGGTAG
- a CDS encoding outer membrane beta-barrel protein, producing the protein MTLQKKALGAASALALIMAAGAAWADDQPAAAPAAPAAAAAPPASWASTIKWSGHVEFGLTSNPDSPSNGLNYGQLFTDRANQFLLNSVALNVERDVDTSSKTLDVGFKVQAAYGSDSRYTQLIGEFNRSINSRNQFDIVEAHVDAHAPWLTAGGMELHAGILPTLEGVEVMDPTGNFFYSKSYLFNFGIPLKYTGVMTETHVSPLLDVYAGLDSGVNTFLGTGGGGNDGKVHFHGGFGLNFKNVTVLATTQIGAEDYAYDASGKVTGTNKMRYLNDAVITWKVNDKLTSTTDVNYIYDDLLKASGGGVTEYLTYPISSTVTLGGRAEIWRDDKNFYTAGFPGKFDFINFEGGYGPSSPVFLSASNATFFEFTVGINYKPAGLPKMIDGLTFRPELRYDELLTHGFAYDNGTKSHQTTIAFDIVAPFTL; encoded by the coding sequence ATGACGTTGCAGAAGAAAGCTTTGGGAGCCGCAAGCGCCTTGGCCCTGATCATGGCCGCCGGCGCCGCCTGGGCCGACGATCAGCCGGCAGCGGCGCCCGCCGCCCCAGCCGCGGCCGCCGCGCCGCCGGCCAGCTGGGCCAGCACCATCAAGTGGAGCGGCCACGTCGAATTCGGCCTCACCAGCAATCCGGACAGCCCCAGCAACGGCCTCAACTACGGCCAGCTGTTCACCGACCGCGCCAACCAGTTCCTGCTGAACTCAGTGGCCCTGAACGTCGAGCGCGATGTCGACACCAGCAGCAAGACCCTGGACGTCGGCTTCAAGGTCCAGGCCGCCTATGGCTCGGACTCGCGCTACACCCAGCTGATCGGCGAGTTCAATCGCTCGATCAACAGCCGCAACCAGTTCGACATCGTCGAGGCCCACGTCGACGCCCACGCCCCCTGGCTGACCGCGGGCGGCATGGAGCTGCACGCCGGCATCCTGCCGACCCTGGAAGGGGTCGAGGTGATGGACCCCACCGGCAACTTCTTCTACTCCAAGTCCTACCTGTTCAACTTCGGCATCCCGCTGAAGTACACGGGGGTGATGACCGAGACCCACGTCAGCCCGCTCTTGGACGTCTATGCCGGCCTCGACAGCGGCGTGAACACCTTCCTGGGGACCGGCGGCGGCGGCAACGACGGCAAGGTCCACTTCCACGGCGGGTTCGGCCTGAACTTCAAGAACGTCACCGTCCTGGCCACCACCCAGATCGGCGCCGAAGACTATGCCTATGACGCCTCGGGCAAGGTCACCGGCACCAACAAGATGCGCTATCTGAACGATGCGGTGATCACCTGGAAGGTCAACGACAAGCTGACTTCGACCACCGACGTCAACTACATCTATGACGACCTGCTGAAGGCCAGTGGCGGCGGCGTCACCGAATATCTGACCTATCCGATCAGCTCGACCGTCACCCTGGGCGGCCGCGCGGAAATCTGGCGCGACGACAAGAACTTCTACACCGCGGGCTTCCCGGGCAAGTTCGACTTCATCAACTTCGAGGGCGGCTACGGCCCCTCCAGCCCGGTCTTCCTGTCGGCCAGCAACGCGACCTTCTTCGAATTCACCGTGGGCATCAACTACAAGCCCGCCGGCCTGCCCAAGATGATCGACGGCCTGACCTTCCGGCCCGAGCTGCGCTACGACGAACTGCTGACGCACGGCTTCGCCTACGACAACGGGACCAAGAGCCACCAGACCACGATCGCCTTCGACATCGTGGCGCCGTTCACGCTGTAG
- a CDS encoding acyl-CoA dehydrogenase family protein → MAWDFETDPEFQKKLDWIEDFMRDEVEPVSHLGMAVYGPEGRERFIKPLQAEVKEQGLWACHLGPELGGQGYGQVKLALMNEKLGRNSLAPSIFGCQAPDTGNAEIIAHYGTPEQKEKWLKPLLDGEIRSAFSMSEPTGGSDPLTFRTTAVLEGDEWVIDGEKWFSTNARWSTILIVYAVTDPDAADPYRRMSMFIVPTKTPGVEILRNVGVGRDEGSEGYVKYNNVRVPYDALLGERGSAFAVSQTRLGGGRVHHAMRTVGACKHALDLMCQRAVSRTTRDGKLSDYQMVQEQIADSWIQLEQFRLLVMRTAWLIDKHKDYKKVRKDIAAIKVAMPKVYHDIAAKALHIHGALGVSNEMPFMGMVTSSFVMGIADGPTEVHKVTVAKQILRDYHPTNDLFPAYHMPRQREAARERFAEDLKAVEAAWKARRKADAEAEA, encoded by the coding sequence ATGGCCTGGGATTTCGAAACCGACCCAGAATTCCAGAAGAAGCTGGACTGGATCGAGGACTTCATGCGCGACGAGGTCGAACCGGTCTCTCACCTGGGCATGGCGGTCTATGGCCCCGAGGGACGCGAACGGTTCATCAAGCCGCTGCAGGCCGAGGTGAAGGAACAGGGCCTGTGGGCCTGTCACCTGGGGCCGGAGCTTGGCGGCCAGGGCTATGGCCAGGTCAAGCTGGCGCTGATGAACGAGAAGCTGGGGCGCAACAGCCTGGCGCCGTCCATATTCGGCTGCCAGGCGCCCGACACCGGCAACGCCGAGATCATCGCCCACTACGGCACCCCCGAGCAGAAGGAGAAGTGGCTTAAGCCGCTGCTGGACGGCGAGATCCGCTCGGCCTTCTCCATGAGCGAACCCACCGGCGGGTCCGACCCCCTCACCTTCCGCACCACCGCGGTGCTGGAAGGCGACGAATGGGTGATCGACGGCGAGAAGTGGTTCTCCACCAACGCGCGCTGGTCGACCATCCTGATCGTCTATGCGGTCACCGACCCCGACGCGGCCGACCCTTATCGGCGCATGTCGATGTTCATCGTGCCCACCAAGACGCCGGGCGTGGAGATCCTGCGCAACGTGGGGGTCGGCCGCGACGAGGGCTCGGAGGGCTATGTCAAATACAACAATGTCCGGGTGCCCTATGACGCCCTCCTGGGCGAACGGGGCTCGGCCTTCGCCGTCAGCCAGACGCGCCTGGGCGGCGGGCGGGTGCACCACGCCATGCGCACGGTGGGCGCCTGCAAGCATGCCCTGGACCTGATGTGCCAGCGGGCGGTCTCGCGCACCACCCGCGACGGCAAGCTCTCGGACTACCAGATGGTGCAGGAGCAGATCGCCGACAGCTGGATCCAGCTGGAGCAGTTCCGCCTTCTGGTCATGCGCACCGCCTGGCTGATCGACAAGCACAAGGACTACAAGAAGGTCCGGAAGGACATCGCGGCCATCAAGGTGGCCATGCCCAAGGTCTATCACGACATCGCCGCCAAGGCCTTGCACATCCATGGCGCGCTCGGGGTCTCCAACGAGATGCCGTTCATGGGCATGGTCACTTCGTCCTTCGTGATGGGCATAGCCGACGGGCCGACCGAGGTGCACAAGGTCACCGTCGCCAAGCAGATCCTGAGGGACTACCACCCCACCAACGACCTGTTCCCAGCCTATCATATGCCCCGCCAGCGCGAGGCGGCGCGGGAGCGGTTCGCCGAGGACCTGAAGGCGGTCGAGGCGGCGTGGAAGGCCCGGCGCAAGGCGGATGCGGAGGCCGAGGCATGA
- a CDS encoding NADPH-dependent FMN reductase, translated as MTSKPGPGPLIVGIGGTTRRESSSERTLAKTLEAAERLGARTRLFGGSVLTKIPIYDPTTADSSPELQELLEGVRQADGVIIATPGYHGSVSGVVKNALDALDGLRGDVRPYFDGRAVGCIVTADGWQAAGTTLSSLRTIIHALRGWPTPLGVALNPSANPLFDAEGELCNPRDAQMLAMLAGQVVEFARMKQALAEHATHLPRPI; from the coding sequence GTGACGTCAAAACCTGGGCCAGGGCCGCTGATCGTCGGCATCGGCGGCACCACCCGGCGCGAATCCAGCAGCGAGCGGACCCTGGCCAAAACGCTGGAGGCGGCGGAGCGGCTGGGCGCACGCACGCGCCTGTTCGGGGGCTCGGTCCTGACCAAGATTCCGATCTATGACCCCACCACCGCCGACAGCTCGCCCGAGCTACAGGAGCTCTTGGAGGGCGTGCGCCAGGCCGACGGGGTGATCATCGCCACCCCCGGCTATCACGGCTCGGTCTCCGGCGTGGTCAAGAACGCGCTCGACGCGCTCGATGGCCTGCGCGGCGACGTGCGCCCCTATTTCGACGGCCGGGCGGTGGGCTGCATCGTCACCGCCGACGGCTGGCAGGCGGCGGGCACCACGCTCTCTTCGCTGCGCACTATCATCCACGCCCTGCGCGGCTGGCCGACGCCCCTGGGCGTCGCCCTGAACCCCTCGGCCAATCCGCTGTTCGATGCGGAGGGCGAGCTGTGCAATCCTCGCGACGCCCAGATGCTGGCCATGCTGGCGGGCCAGGTGGTGGAGTTCGCCCGCATGAAACAGGCCCTGGCCGAGCACGCCACGCACTTGCCGCGGCCGATCTAA
- a CDS encoding TetR/AcrR family transcriptional regulator: MDGNGAGAPATFETDRYRRKRAAIVAAAADIINHRGVKGMTLADVAASVGLITTSVTYYFKKKEDLAEACFQDAIQRFDALISRALAEGDPPARLRAFLGACLEQDLRIRQGVEPPLAGLSDIRALTEPQRERALAAYGELFRKVRSLFLSPELGWMSVRRATARTYLLMEQIFWLRAWIFRYDFDDYPRVLERMLDILLGGLMAKGQAWAPRRLEGWGPGAIDSNARSPDAFFLAATRLINRYGYRGVSVEQISAELNVTKGSFYHHNEAKDDLVVACFERSFAMVRKAQTAALNGPGNAWDKLSAVARTLVEHQLSEEGPLLRTSALSALPEQIRHRMVEQSYRLADRFAALISDGIAEGVIRPVDPMIAAQMLGATLNAAADLRDFAPGVTQEAIADLYAKPLLTGVFTK, translated from the coding sequence ATGGACGGGAACGGGGCAGGCGCGCCCGCGACATTCGAGACCGACCGGTATCGGCGCAAGCGCGCGGCGATCGTGGCCGCGGCCGCCGACATCATCAATCATCGCGGGGTCAAGGGCATGACCCTGGCCGACGTCGCCGCCAGCGTCGGCCTGATCACCACCAGCGTGACCTACTATTTCAAAAAGAAGGAAGACCTGGCCGAGGCCTGCTTCCAGGACGCCATCCAGCGCTTCGACGCCCTGATCAGCCGCGCCCTAGCGGAAGGCGATCCGCCGGCCCGCCTGCGCGCCTTCCTGGGCGCATGCCTGGAGCAGGATCTGCGTATCCGTCAGGGGGTGGAGCCGCCGCTGGCCGGCCTCAGCGATATCCGCGCCCTGACCGAGCCCCAGCGCGAACGTGCCCTGGCCGCCTATGGCGAGCTGTTCCGCAAGGTGCGCAGTCTGTTCCTGTCGCCGGAACTCGGATGGATGAGCGTCCGGCGGGCGACGGCGCGGACCTATCTTTTGATGGAGCAGATCTTCTGGCTGCGCGCCTGGATCTTCCGCTACGACTTCGACGACTATCCGCGGGTTCTCGAGCGGATGCTCGACATCCTGCTCGGCGGGCTGATGGCCAAGGGCCAGGCCTGGGCGCCGCGGCGGCTGGAGGGCTGGGGGCCGGGCGCTATCGACAGCAACGCCCGCTCGCCTGACGCCTTCTTCCTGGCGGCGACGCGGCTGATCAACCGCTACGGCTATCGCGGGGTGTCGGTGGAACAGATCTCGGCCGAGCTGAATGTCACCAAGGGCTCGTTCTATCATCACAACGAGGCCAAGGACGACCTGGTGGTGGCCTGTTTCGAGCGCAGCTTCGCCATGGTGCGCAAGGCCCAGACCGCGGCCCTGAACGGGCCCGGCAACGCCTGGGACAAGCTGTCGGCGGTCGCCCGCACCCTGGTCGAGCACCAGCTGTCGGAGGAGGGGCCGCTGCTGCGCACCTCGGCCCTCAGCGCCCTGCCGGAGCAGATCCGCCATCGCATGGTCGAGCAGTCCTATCGCCTGGCCGACCGCTTCGCCGCCCTGATCTCGGACGGCATAGCCGAGGGCGTGATCCGCCCGGTCGACCCGATGATCGCCGCCCAGATGCTGGGCGCGACCCTCAACGCCGCCGCCGACCTGCGCGACTTCGCCCCCGGCGTGACCCAGGAGGCGATCGCAGACCTCTACGCCAAGCCCCTGCTGACGGGGGTATTTACGAAGTAG
- a CDS encoding MATE family efflux transporter, translated as MPDSSPIASRPDAARRSSPRRDLTQGPIGKTLFLFALPVLGGNALQNLNVTINAFWISHSLGVQAVTAISNANLIIQLLMGAAFGVSMAANIMIGQAFGAHDMRMVKRVVGTATGFFVLLPVALAVFGGIAAPHILDAMKTPLDARADAIAYLRVMFSAMPFIYFFYYMQMAQRGGGDSTTPFYFMILTVLLDSSLNPLLIRGIGPFPRLGIAGSATATLIAQGISLLVMLVFLYRRNSHLLLRADELRLLKPEFEILKALVVKGVPMGVQMIVLGVAAMMMISLVNRYGSMTTAAYGAASQVWSYIQMPAMALSAAVSSMAAQNVGAQRWDRVAQIAVKGVMIGFAITGTVVVAVYGLGDLVLGLFLPPHSAAIPIARHIDYVVLWAWTLFSITFTLFGIVRSTGAVWAPLGVLAVSMWVVRVPFALALIPRWGAEAIWWSFPLGTICSATLAALYYRFGGWRRARMIDPSHLHMDAAAQPAEAHSV; from the coding sequence ATGCCCGATTCCAGCCCCATAGCCTCGCGGCCGGACGCCGCCCGCCGGTCATCCCCGCGCCGCGACCTGACCCAGGGGCCGATCGGCAAGACCCTGTTCCTGTTCGCCCTGCCGGTGCTGGGCGGCAACGCCCTGCAGAACCTGAACGTCACCATCAATGCGTTCTGGATCAGCCATTCCCTGGGCGTGCAGGCGGTCACCGCCATCTCCAACGCCAACCTGATCATACAGCTGCTGATGGGCGCGGCTTTCGGCGTCAGCATGGCCGCCAACATCATGATCGGTCAGGCCTTCGGCGCACACGACATGCGGATGGTCAAGCGGGTGGTAGGCACGGCGACCGGCTTCTTCGTGCTGTTGCCGGTGGCGCTGGCAGTGTTCGGCGGCATCGCCGCCCCGCACATCCTGGACGCGATGAAGACCCCGCTCGACGCCCGCGCCGACGCAATCGCCTATCTTCGGGTGATGTTCTCGGCCATGCCGTTCATCTACTTTTTCTACTACATGCAGATGGCCCAGCGCGGCGGCGGCGATTCCACCACGCCGTTCTATTTCATGATCCTGACGGTGCTGCTGGACTCCAGCCTGAACCCCCTGCTGATCCGGGGCATAGGGCCGTTCCCGCGGCTCGGCATAGCCGGCTCGGCCACCGCGACCCTGATCGCCCAGGGGATCAGCCTCCTGGTCATGCTGGTCTTTCTCTATCGGCGCAACAGCCACCTTTTGCTGCGCGCCGACGAGTTGCGCCTGTTGAAGCCCGAGTTCGAGATCCTCAAGGCCCTGGTGGTCAAAGGCGTGCCGATGGGCGTGCAGATGATCGTGCTCGGCGTGGCGGCGATGATGATGATCAGCCTGGTCAACCGCTACGGCTCTATGACTACCGCCGCCTACGGCGCCGCCTCCCAGGTCTGGAGCTACATCCAGATGCCGGCCATGGCGCTCAGCGCCGCGGTCTCCTCCATGGCGGCCCAGAACGTCGGGGCGCAGCGTTGGGATCGCGTCGCCCAGATCGCGGTCAAGGGCGTGATGATCGGCTTCGCCATCACGGGGACGGTGGTGGTCGCGGTCTATGGCCTGGGGGATCTGGTCCTGGGCCTGTTCCTGCCGCCGCATTCCGCCGCCATCCCGATCGCCCGGCATATCGACTACGTGGTGCTGTGGGCCTGGACCCTGTTCAGCATTACCTTCACCCTGTTCGGCATCGTCCGCTCCACCGGGGCGGTCTGGGCGCCGCTGGGCGTGCTGGCCGTCTCAATGTGGGTGGTGCGGGTGCCCTTCGCCCTGGCTCTGATTCCCCGCTGGGGCGCGGAAGCCATCTGGTGGAGCTTTCCCTTGGGCACCATCTGTTCGGCCACCCTGGCGGCGCTCTACTACCGCTTCGGCGGCTGGCGCCGGGCGCGGATGATCGACCCGTCGCACCTCCACATGGACGCGGCCGCGCAGCCGGCCGAGGCGCACTCGGTCTGA
- a CDS encoding MFS transporter, whose product MHARQPLAPSSPGFATTLAYGSGAIATGVAYAGLSGAVLQYYLNQVLRVPAYIVGLAIMVSLIVDAVVDPLVGQWSDNVRSRWGRRHPFLYASAPLGALAFYFLWNAPQGLAGPALVAFTLALLVVVRIAGSLYDIPSNALAPELAPDYDARTTLVAFRFLFLVIGGVVMTVILNAVLLRNDATHPLGLLNRHGYEQFGLIGGLGIGAAILVSSLGTHGRIRHLHLPPVRKPTLAQTFGEIRQTLTNPSLLALMISGLLSGISGGMMQGLNNYFYTHLWGLSPGQIAFLVVVTYVGSFLSVILAPILSKRFGKKPAMITTFSVYLVAALTPMTRKLMGLMPANGSPWLMPILILDAVIAGTLVILGFVIVSSMVADVVEDVAVKTGQRSEGLLFATNGLLSKFTTGIGAFLAGMMVTAVHFPAHAAQGTVPESLMRHLALLYLPAHAILTAASIAVLVFYRIDRATHEHNLSQLREAALLAEEVVEHRAEAGV is encoded by the coding sequence ATGCACGCCCGCCAACCACTCGCCCCATCGTCTCCGGGCTTCGCCACCACCCTGGCCTACGGTTCTGGGGCGATCGCCACCGGCGTCGCCTATGCCGGGCTCTCCGGGGCGGTGCTGCAGTACTATCTGAACCAGGTCCTGCGGGTTCCGGCCTATATCGTCGGCCTGGCGATCATGGTCTCGCTGATCGTCGATGCGGTGGTCGATCCCCTGGTCGGCCAGTGGTCGGACAATGTGCGCTCGCGCTGGGGCCGGCGGCACCCGTTCCTCTACGCCTCGGCCCCGCTGGGCGCTCTGGCCTTCTACTTCCTGTGGAACGCGCCGCAGGGTCTGGCTGGCCCGGCCCTGGTGGCTTTCACGCTGGCGCTGCTGGTGGTAGTCCGGATCGCCGGCAGCCTCTACGACATCCCCTCCAACGCCCTGGCGCCCGAGCTGGCCCCCGACTACGACGCCCGCACCACCCTGGTGGCCTTCCGCTTCCTGTTCCTGGTGATCGGCGGGGTGGTGATGACGGTGATCCTGAACGCGGTCCTGCTGCGCAATGACGCGACCCATCCCCTGGGCCTCTTGAACCGTCATGGCTACGAGCAGTTCGGCCTGATCGGCGGCCTCGGCATCGGCGCCGCCATCCTGGTCTCCAGCCTGGGCACCCACGGGCGGATTCGCCATCTGCACCTGCCGCCGGTCCGCAAGCCCACGCTCGCCCAGACCTTCGGTGAGATCCGCCAGACCCTGACCAACCCCTCGCTGCTCGCCCTCATGATCTCGGGCCTGCTCTCGGGGATCAGCGGCGGGATGATGCAGGGGCTGAACAACTACTTCTACACTCACCTCTGGGGCCTCTCGCCGGGCCAGATCGCCTTCCTGGTGGTGGTCACCTATGTCGGCTCGTTCCTGTCGGTGATCCTGGCCCCGATCCTCTCCAAGCGGTTCGGCAAGAAGCCGGCCATGATCACCACCTTCTCGGTCTATCTGGTCGCCGCCCTGACGCCGATGACCCGGAAGCTGATGGGCCTGATGCCGGCCAACGGCTCACCCTGGCTGATGCCGATCCTGATCCTGGACGCGGTGATCGCCGGCACCCTGGTGATCCTGGGCTTCGTCATCGTCTCGTCGATGGTCGCCGACGTGGTCGAGGATGTGGCGGTCAAGACCGGCCAGCGCTCGGAGGGCCTGCTCTTCGCCACCAACGGCCTTCTGTCCAAGTTCACCACCGGCATCGGCGCCTTCCTGGCCGGGATGATGGTCACCGCCGTGCATTTTCCGGCTCACGCCGCCCAGGGCACTGTGCCGGAGAGCCTGATGCGCCATCTGGCTCTGCTCTACCTGCCGGCTCATGCGATCTTGACCGCCGCCTCGATCGCGGTGCTGGTCTTCTATCGTATCGACCGCGCGACCCACGAACACAACCTCAGCCAGTTGCGCGAAGCCGCGCTCCTGGCCGAGGAAGTCGTCGAGCATCGGGCCGAGGCGGGCGTGTGA